One Cellulomonas sp. NS3 genomic region harbors:
- a CDS encoding Gfo/Idh/MocA family protein, translating into MGAQVVPFRFGVVGSGWRAAFFARIARQVPERFAVAGVVTRTAERGAEVERAWGVPTVRTVAELVRGDAGGRPDLVVVSTPWDVTPGVIRELVAAGVPVLTETPPAPDADALDALWRDVGASGLVQVAEHSPFLPMHVARAALARRALLGEVTSVQVSSTHRHHAAGLVRHLLGTGLADVTVRAQAFTAPLLDPMNRAGWTDATEPREARTVLATLDFGEHGSALYDFTDNQWHNPLRANRIVLRGSAGELVDDRLVRWTDARTVVESRLVRRQYGVEQDMDGFDLDHVSLDGEVLYRNPFVGARLADDDLAVAGLIAGSADWVRGDGPAPYPLAQGSHDHRIGLAIEESALTGEPVRVVAPVWAA; encoded by the coding sequence ATGGGTGCGCAGGTGGTCCCGTTCCGGTTCGGCGTCGTCGGCAGCGGCTGGCGGGCCGCGTTCTTCGCGCGCATCGCGCGGCAGGTCCCCGAGCGGTTCGCCGTCGCGGGGGTCGTGACCAGGACCGCCGAGCGGGGCGCCGAGGTCGAGCGGGCCTGGGGTGTGCCGACGGTCCGCACGGTCGCCGAGCTCGTGCGCGGGGACGCGGGAGGGCGACCGGACCTCGTCGTCGTCAGCACGCCGTGGGACGTCACGCCGGGCGTGATCCGGGAGCTCGTCGCCGCGGGCGTGCCGGTGCTCACCGAGACGCCGCCCGCCCCCGACGCCGACGCGCTCGACGCCCTGTGGCGCGACGTCGGGGCGTCGGGCCTCGTGCAGGTCGCCGAGCACAGCCCGTTCCTGCCGATGCACGTCGCCCGTGCGGCGCTCGCCCGGCGCGCGCTGCTCGGGGAGGTCACGTCGGTGCAGGTCTCCTCGACGCACCGGCACCACGCGGCGGGGCTCGTCCGGCACCTGCTCGGCACCGGGCTCGCGGACGTGACGGTCCGCGCCCAGGCGTTCACCGCGCCGCTGCTCGACCCGATGAACCGCGCCGGCTGGACGGACGCGACGGAGCCCCGCGAGGCCCGCACCGTGCTCGCGACGCTCGACTTCGGGGAGCACGGCAGCGCGCTCTACGACTTCACCGACAACCAGTGGCACAACCCGCTGCGCGCGAACCGGATCGTGCTGCGCGGCTCGGCGGGCGAGCTCGTCGACGACCGGCTCGTGCGCTGGACGGACGCGCGCACGGTCGTCGAGTCGCGGCTCGTGCGCCGGCAGTACGGGGTCGAGCAGGACATGGACGGCTTCGACCTCGACCACGTGAGCCTCGACGGCGAGGTGCTCTACCGGAACCCGTTCGTGGGGGCACGCCTGGCCGACGACGACCTCGCCGTCGCCGGGCTGATCGCCGGCTCGGCGGACTGGGTGCGCGGCGACGGCCCGGCGCCGTACCCGCTCGCGCAGGGCAGCCACGACCACCGCATCGGGCTCGCGATCGAGGAGTCGGCGCTGACCGGCGAGCCGGTGCGGGTCGTGGCGCCGGTGTGGGCGGCCTGA
- a CDS encoding metallophosphoesterase family protein, translated as MPELDRLAVVSDVHGNVTAFEAVLRDIDARGITTVLNLGDVAGKGPRGSQAVALSRERCTVTVRGNWDDFLPRPDPDRDPEFVWWHEELTDADREWLVTLPLSHDLELSGRRVRLFHASAQSVYTRVRFRHTEEEFAGMFAATELTGDGPEPTVVGYGDVHDAYIETSRGRTLFNTGSVGNPLDEPTASYVVLEGVPGGTAQDPFGIQVVRVPYDIEAEIEVARSLGMPALEPYAIELRTAVYRGLHESLGLTPARS; from the coding sequence GTGCCGGAGCTGGATCGCCTCGCCGTCGTGTCCGACGTCCACGGGAACGTGACCGCGTTCGAGGCGGTGCTGCGCGACATCGACGCCCGCGGCATCACGACCGTGCTGAACCTCGGGGACGTCGCCGGGAAGGGTCCGCGCGGCTCGCAGGCGGTGGCGCTGAGCCGCGAGCGCTGCACGGTGACGGTCCGCGGCAACTGGGACGACTTCCTCCCGCGGCCGGACCCGGACCGGGACCCCGAGTTCGTGTGGTGGCACGAGGAGCTGACCGACGCGGACCGCGAGTGGCTCGTGACGCTGCCGCTCTCGCACGACCTCGAGCTGAGCGGGCGCCGCGTCCGGCTGTTCCACGCCTCGGCGCAGAGCGTCTACACGCGCGTGCGGTTCCGGCACACCGAGGAGGAGTTCGCGGGCATGTTCGCCGCGACCGAGCTCACCGGGGACGGCCCGGAGCCGACGGTCGTCGGGTACGGCGACGTGCACGACGCGTACATCGAGACGTCCCGCGGCCGGACCCTGTTCAACACGGGCAGCGTCGGGAACCCGCTCGACGAGCCGACGGCGTCGTACGTGGTCCTCGAAGGGGTCCCCGGCGGCACCGCGCAGGACCCGTTCGGCATCCAGGTGGTGCGCGTGCCGTACGACATCGAGGCTGAGATCGAGGTCGCGCGCAGCCTCGGGATGCCCGCGCTGGAGCCGTACGCGATCGAGCTCCGCACCGCCGTCTACCGCGGGCTGCACGAGTCGCTCGGGCTCACCCCGGCGCGCTCGTGA
- a CDS encoding nitroreductase family deazaflavin-dependent oxidoreductase translates to MPLTGEYAPSPSDWARKQAEEFEASGGTKANTLRGKPIILLTSVGATSGKLRKTPLMRVEHEGEYAVVASKGGAPEHPVWYYNLVKHPHVELQDGPVRRDYLAHVATGDERAAWWERAVAAWPDYAEYQTKTDREIPVFVLTPIED, encoded by the coding sequence ATGCCCCTCACTGGTGAGTACGCCCCGAGCCCGTCCGACTGGGCCCGCAAGCAGGCCGAGGAGTTCGAGGCCTCCGGCGGGACGAAGGCCAACACGCTTCGCGGCAAGCCGATCATCCTGCTGACCTCGGTCGGTGCGACGTCCGGCAAGCTGCGCAAGACCCCGCTCATGCGCGTCGAGCACGAGGGCGAGTACGCCGTCGTCGCGTCGAAGGGCGGCGCACCGGAGCACCCCGTCTGGTACTACAACCTGGTCAAGCACCCGCACGTCGAGCTGCAGGACGGCCCGGTCCGGCGCGACTACCTCGCGCACGTGGCCACGGGCGACGAGCGTGCGGCGTGGTGGGAGCGGGCCGTCGCCGCGTGGCCCGACTACGCCGAGTACCAGACGAAGACGGACCGCGAGATCCCGGTGTTCGTCCTGACGCCGATCGAGGACTGA
- a CDS encoding VOC family protein, whose translation MSVAESRPRVRQVVLDTTDVRGLAEFYRELLGLAYRPGDEPPPPEEPDTADWLVLRGEEGVALAFQQVDELPEATWPEGPRPQQLHLDMTVETPEELDAQHERVLVLGGRLLLDRRDDPDEPLRVYADPAGHPFCIFV comes from the coding sequence ATGAGCGTGGCCGAGAGCAGGCCGAGGGTCCGTCAGGTCGTCCTCGACACCACCGACGTCCGCGGGCTCGCGGAGTTCTACCGCGAGCTGCTGGGCCTGGCGTACCGGCCGGGCGACGAACCACCGCCCCCGGAGGAGCCGGACACCGCCGACTGGCTGGTGCTGCGGGGCGAGGAGGGCGTCGCGCTCGCGTTCCAGCAGGTCGACGAGCTGCCCGAGGCCACCTGGCCCGAGGGTCCGCGGCCGCAGCAGCTGCACCTCGACATGACGGTCGAGACGCCCGAGGAGCTCGACGCGCAGCACGAGCGCGTCCTGGTGCTCGGCGGTCGGCTGCTGCTCGACCGCCGGGACGACCCCGACGAGCCGCTGCGCGTGTACGCCGACCCGGCCGGGCACCCGTTCTGCATCTTCGTCTGA
- a CDS encoding NUDIX hydrolase, producing the protein MTGVRALALAVIRRPGTGQLFVDEVVEPGTGRTFHRPAGGGIEFGERAAETLVRELAEEYGLAVVVGRQLGALENHFTYAGRAGHEIALVHEAELADPAEYERDRRPCLDQPHVTGVWRSATEDAIPLYPDGLADLL; encoded by the coding sequence GTGACCGGAGTCCGCGCCCTCGCCCTCGCCGTGATCCGCCGCCCGGGTACCGGGCAGCTGTTCGTCGACGAGGTCGTCGAGCCCGGCACCGGCCGCACGTTCCACCGCCCTGCCGGTGGCGGCATCGAGTTCGGCGAGCGCGCGGCCGAGACCCTCGTGCGCGAGCTCGCGGAGGAGTACGGGCTCGCGGTCGTGGTCGGGCGGCAGCTCGGCGCGCTGGAGAACCACTTCACCTACGCCGGTCGCGCCGGGCACGAGATCGCCCTCGTCCACGAGGCCGAGCTGGCCGACCCCGCGGAGTACGAGCGCGACCGCCGGCCGTGCCTCGACCAGCCGCACGTCACCGGGGTCTGGCGGTCCGCGACCGAGGACGCGATCCCGCTCTACCCGGACGGGCTCGCCGACCTGCTGTAG
- a CDS encoding DUF1272 domain-containing protein yields MEMRPACERCGAGLPAGSRDAMVCSHECTFCRGCTEQLGGSCPNCGGELVRRPTRTG; encoded by the coding sequence ATGGAGATGCGACCGGCGTGCGAGCGCTGCGGGGCGGGGCTGCCGGCCGGCTCGCGCGACGCGATGGTCTGCAGCCACGAGTGCACGTTCTGCCGCGGGTGCACGGAGCAGCTCGGGGGCTCGTGCCCGAACTGCGGCGGCGAGCTCGTCCGGCGCCCGACGCGCACCGGCTGA
- a CDS encoding pyridoxamine 5'-phosphate oxidase family protein, whose amino-acid sequence MDRTDVIEVLAKPLSRELLGSAIPARLAYVGVDGAPRAIPIGFWWSGEHVVMATLPRSAKVRALRQNPRVALTIDTESAWPPRVLLIRGAVRVERVEGVPDAYVEASRKVVPVEDFPAWEEQVRALYDEMVLLTVVPDWAKLLDFETTLPQAVEDLVRERREAAGDDG is encoded by the coding sequence ATGGACCGCACCGACGTCATCGAGGTCCTCGCGAAGCCGCTGTCGCGTGAGCTGCTGGGATCCGCGATCCCCGCCCGGCTCGCCTACGTCGGCGTCGACGGAGCGCCGCGCGCGATCCCCATCGGCTTCTGGTGGAGCGGTGAGCACGTCGTCATGGCGACCCTCCCGCGCTCGGCGAAGGTCCGCGCGCTGCGGCAGAACCCGCGGGTCGCCCTCACGATCGACACCGAGTCCGCGTGGCCGCCCCGGGTCCTGCTGATCCGCGGCGCGGTCCGCGTCGAGCGCGTCGAGGGCGTGCCGGACGCCTACGTCGAGGCGTCGCGCAAGGTCGTGCCCGTCGAGGACTTCCCCGCGTGGGAGGAGCAGGTCCGGGCCCTCTACGACGAGATGGTGCTGCTCACCGTCGTGCCCGACTGGGCGAAGCTCCTCGACTTCGAGACGACGCTCCCCCAGGCCGTCGAGGACCTGGTGCGGGAGCGCCGGGAGGCGGCGGGTGACGACGGCTGA
- a CDS encoding SDR family oxidoreductase: MSVVVTGATGHLGRLVVTELLARGVPAADVVATGRRVEALADLAAQGVRVVASDYADVDSLRVAFEGADTVLLVSGNEVGQRVTQHGNAIEAAKAAGVGRLVYTSAPRATTSDLVLAPEHKATEELLAASGLATTILRNNWYTENYVPTVEQARATGEVVGSAGEGRVASATRADFAAAAAAVLTTPGHEGKVYELGGDTAWTHHELAAALGEVLGREVVYRPVTPEEHLAVLTTAGLDEGTAGFVVALDGNIREGALADVTGELSRLTGRPTTSLVDGLRAAVEPTR; encoded by the coding sequence ATGTCCGTCGTCGTCACCGGAGCAACCGGCCACCTCGGCCGTCTCGTCGTCACCGAGCTCCTCGCCCGCGGCGTCCCCGCGGCCGACGTCGTGGCGACCGGGCGACGCGTCGAGGCGCTCGCGGACCTCGCGGCGCAGGGCGTGCGGGTCGTCGCGTCCGACTACGCCGACGTGGACTCGCTGCGCGTCGCGTTCGAGGGCGCCGACACGGTCCTCCTCGTCTCCGGGAACGAGGTCGGGCAGCGCGTCACGCAGCACGGCAACGCGATCGAGGCCGCGAAGGCCGCCGGCGTCGGCCGCCTCGTGTACACGAGCGCACCCCGCGCCACCACGAGCGACCTGGTGCTCGCGCCCGAGCACAAGGCCACCGAGGAGCTCCTCGCGGCGTCCGGCCTGGCGACCACGATCCTGCGCAACAACTGGTACACGGAGAACTACGTGCCCACGGTCGAGCAGGCACGGGCCACGGGCGAGGTCGTCGGGAGCGCCGGGGAGGGCCGGGTCGCGAGCGCCACGCGCGCCGACTTCGCCGCCGCGGCCGCGGCCGTCCTCACGACCCCGGGCCACGAGGGCAAGGTCTACGAGCTCGGCGGCGACACCGCCTGGACGCACCACGAGCTCGCCGCCGCGCTCGGCGAGGTCCTCGGGCGCGAGGTCGTCTACCGGCCCGTGACCCCGGAGGAGCACCTCGCGGTGCTCACGACCGCGGGCCTCGACGAGGGCACCGCCGGCTTCGTCGTCGCGCTCGACGGCAACATCCGCGAGGGCGCGCTCGCCGACGTCACCGGTGAGCTGTCCCGGCTGACCGGGCGGCCGACGACGTCGCTCGTCGACGGCCTGCGCGCGGCGGTCGAGCCGACGCGCTGA
- a CDS encoding isocitrate lyase/PEP mutase family protein — protein MTSTTEKARELQRLHTDPELLVLVNVWDVITARVVADVPGTRALATASHSIAAAYGYEDGERIPRDLMIEAVGRVAAAVDLPVTADLEAGYGDPRGTVARAIDVGVVGANLEDQMKPLPDAVRAVEAAVAAGERAGVPFVLNARTDAFLRAGDQDREAVLAAAVERGRAYLDAGASTVFVPGLLDEPTVTRLVEELGERKVNVIAVPGSLPLDVLQRLGVARVSYGPWSQNVALTALADLTSAVHGGGALPAGTRKLN, from the coding sequence ATGACCTCCACCACCGAGAAGGCCCGCGAGCTCCAGCGTCTGCACACCGACCCCGAGCTGCTCGTCCTCGTCAACGTCTGGGACGTCATCACGGCACGCGTCGTCGCCGACGTCCCCGGCACTCGGGCGCTCGCCACCGCGAGCCACTCGATCGCCGCCGCGTACGGGTACGAGGACGGCGAGCGGATCCCGCGCGACCTGATGATCGAGGCGGTCGGCCGCGTCGCGGCGGCCGTGGACCTGCCCGTCACCGCCGACCTCGAGGCCGGCTACGGCGACCCGCGCGGCACCGTGGCGCGGGCGATCGACGTCGGCGTCGTCGGCGCGAACCTCGAGGACCAGATGAAGCCGCTGCCCGACGCGGTCCGCGCGGTCGAGGCCGCCGTCGCCGCGGGCGAGCGGGCCGGCGTGCCGTTCGTGCTCAACGCGCGCACCGACGCGTTCCTGCGCGCGGGCGACCAGGACCGCGAGGCGGTGCTGGCTGCGGCCGTCGAGCGTGGGCGGGCCTACCTCGACGCCGGCGCGTCGACCGTGTTCGTGCCCGGCCTGCTCGACGAGCCGACCGTGACCCGGCTCGTCGAGGAGCTCGGCGAGCGGAAGGTCAACGTCATCGCCGTCCCCGGGTCGCTGCCCCTGGACGTGCTGCAGCGCCTCGGCGTCGCGCGCGTCTCGTACGGGCCGTGGAGCCAGAACGTCGCACTGACCGCGCTCGCGGACCTCACGAGCGCGGTGCACGGCGGCGGCGCGCTGCCCGCGGGGACACGCAAGCTCAACTGA
- a CDS encoding manganese catalase family protein, whose protein sequence is MYLHVQRLINEIIPDEPDPAAANALQEGLGGQFGEMRTMMQYLFQSINFRGPAGKPYKDLLQGIGTEEISHVELIGTTISRLLDGSPRYQGKKTDPLDQPGAGGKTPLEMATHQSNIHHYLVAAQGALPVDAAGNPWSGSYVYNSGNLVLDLLYNLMLESTGRLQKCRIYEMTDNKTARSTISYLIVRDQAHENAYAKALETLGVDWKKTLPIPKTNAEQFPEVKKLLDLGLQSKQYSFDLTSQSEAGKIFRGMSPSNDGTELDATEQAPAGVPMTIAEERFEEFSPGADPELLALIQATADIEMAEVQPVYGPVPPTS, encoded by the coding sequence ATGTACCTGCACGTTCAGCGCCTGATCAACGAGATCATCCCGGACGAGCCGGACCCCGCCGCCGCGAACGCGCTGCAGGAGGGGCTCGGTGGCCAGTTCGGCGAGATGCGCACGATGATGCAGTACCTGTTCCAGAGCATCAACTTCCGCGGCCCGGCCGGGAAGCCGTACAAGGACCTGCTCCAGGGGATCGGGACCGAGGAGATCAGCCACGTCGAGCTCATCGGCACGACAATCTCGCGGCTGCTCGACGGCTCCCCGCGCTACCAGGGCAAGAAGACCGACCCGCTCGACCAGCCGGGCGCCGGTGGGAAGACGCCGCTCGAGATGGCGACGCACCAGAGCAACATCCACCACTACCTCGTGGCCGCCCAGGGCGCGCTGCCGGTGGACGCCGCGGGCAACCCGTGGAGCGGCAGCTACGTCTACAACTCCGGCAACCTGGTGCTCGACCTGCTGTACAACCTCATGCTCGAGTCGACCGGCCGGCTGCAGAAGTGCCGCATCTACGAGATGACGGACAACAAGACGGCCCGCTCGACGATCTCCTACCTGATCGTCCGCGACCAGGCCCACGAGAACGCGTACGCGAAGGCCCTCGAGACCCTCGGCGTCGACTGGAAGAAGACGCTGCCGATCCCGAAGACGAACGCCGAGCAGTTCCCCGAGGTCAAGAAGCTCCTCGACCTCGGCCTGCAGAGCAAGCAGTACTCGTTCGACCTGACCAGCCAGTCGGAGGCCGGGAAGATCTTCCGGGGCATGTCGCCCTCGAACGACGGCACCGAGCTCGACGCGACCGAGCAGGCCCCCGCGGGCGTGCCGATGACGATCGCCGAGGAGCGGTTCGAGGAGTTCTCGCCGGGCGCCGACCCGGAGCTCCTCGCGCTCATCCAGGCGACCGCCGACATCGAGATGGCCGAGGTCCAGCCGGTCTACGGGCCCGTCCCGCCGACGAGCTAA
- a CDS encoding amino acid permease, which produces MTDTAPPSATAPAAEHLGTGLRVRHLTMMGLGSAIGAGLFVGTGAGIAIAGPAILVSYAVAGLLVVLVMRMLAEMAAAIPSSGSFSTYAEVGIGRWAGFVMGWLYWATLIMVLGVEITAASGIIHGWAPALPQWLVALVLVAGFAVVNLVGVRSFGEFEFWFASLKVGVIVVFLVVGTLLALGLLPGTDPVGTSNLLGNGGFAPHGLAGVASGLLVVLFAFGGIEIITIAAAESDDPQRSIATAARSIVWRILLFYVGSVAIMVLVLPWDSAALVAGEGESGDGLGGPFVAVLDLVGVPGLGRIMEVVVVVALLSAFNANVYGTSRMAFSLAQRGDGPGALLRVSRQGVPWSAVALSVACALVSIVLNWALPAGLLGLLLGAVGSSLVVLWVFIAVSQLRLRRRLEAEGRLGVRMWGFPSLSWATLGLLAGFVALMLSDPDARVQLASTAVLCLVLVGLYALHARRRRGARVPEAAPGDVP; this is translated from the coding sequence GTGACCGACACCGCCCCACCGAGCGCCACCGCTCCCGCCGCCGAGCACCTGGGGACGGGCCTGCGGGTCCGGCACCTGACGATGATGGGGCTCGGCTCCGCGATCGGTGCGGGGCTGTTCGTCGGGACCGGTGCGGGCATCGCGATCGCCGGGCCCGCGATCCTCGTGTCGTACGCGGTCGCAGGCCTGCTCGTCGTGCTCGTCATGCGGATGCTCGCCGAGATGGCCGCCGCGATCCCGTCGAGCGGCTCGTTCTCGACGTACGCCGAGGTCGGCATCGGGCGCTGGGCCGGGTTCGTCATGGGCTGGCTGTACTGGGCGACGCTCATCATGGTGCTCGGCGTCGAGATCACCGCGGCGTCCGGGATCATCCACGGCTGGGCTCCCGCCCTGCCGCAGTGGCTCGTCGCGCTGGTGCTCGTGGCCGGGTTCGCGGTCGTCAACCTCGTCGGCGTCCGGAGCTTCGGGGAGTTCGAGTTCTGGTTCGCCTCGCTCAAGGTCGGCGTGATCGTCGTCTTCCTCGTCGTGGGCACGCTGCTCGCGCTCGGGCTGCTGCCCGGCACCGACCCCGTCGGCACGAGCAACCTGCTGGGCAACGGCGGCTTCGCGCCGCACGGGCTCGCGGGCGTCGCGTCGGGGCTGCTCGTGGTGCTCTTCGCGTTCGGCGGCATCGAGATCATCACGATCGCCGCCGCCGAGTCCGACGACCCGCAGCGCTCGATCGCGACCGCAGCCCGCAGCATCGTGTGGCGGATCCTGCTGTTCTACGTCGGCTCGGTCGCGATCATGGTGCTCGTCCTGCCGTGGGACTCCGCCGCACTGGTCGCCGGGGAGGGCGAGTCGGGCGACGGGCTCGGCGGCCCGTTCGTCGCGGTGCTCGACCTCGTGGGCGTCCCCGGGCTGGGCCGGATCATGGAGGTCGTCGTCGTGGTCGCGCTGCTCTCGGCCTTCAACGCCAACGTCTACGGCACGTCCCGCATGGCGTTCTCGCTCGCGCAGCGCGGCGACGGCCCCGGCGCCCTGCTGCGGGTCTCGCGCCAGGGGGTGCCGTGGTCCGCGGTCGCGCTCTCGGTCGCGTGCGCGCTCGTCAGCATCGTCCTCAACTGGGCCCTGCCCGCCGGGCTGCTGGGGCTCCTGCTGGGCGCGGTCGGCTCCTCGCTCGTCGTGCTGTGGGTGTTCATCGCGGTCTCGCAGCTGCGCCTGCGCCGCCGGCTCGAGGCCGAGGGTCGGCTCGGGGTGCGGATGTGGGGCTTCCCGTCCCTGTCGTGGGCGACGCTGGGGCTGCTCGCGGGGTTCGTCGCGCTGATGCTCTCCGACCCCGACGCCCGCGTGCAGCTCGCGTCGACCGCGGTGCTGTGCCTTGTGCTCGTCGGGCTCTACGCGCTCCACGCCCGGCGGCGGAGGGGCGCCCGCGTGCCCGAGGCCGCGCCGGGGGACGTCCCGTGA
- a CDS encoding TIGR03557 family F420-dependent LLM class oxidoreductase — MTRFGYTLMTEQSGPKELVRYAVAAERLGFDFEVSSDHYFPWLDEQGHAPYAWTLLGAVAQATETVDLMTYVTCPTVRYHPAVVAQKAATLAVLSDERFTLGLGAGENLNEHVAGQRWPAVGERHDMLEEAVEIIRELLAGERLTYEGDHFRVDSAKIWDLPERPVEIGIAVSGAQSISRFAPLADHLIATEPDTEAFDAWDQAHGPVEPGEPKPRKIGQIPISWDTDEEAAVTRAHQQFRWFAGGWKVNADLPTTEAFDAASQFARPEDVAEQIPCGPDLDKIVEAVSAYWEAGFTDIALVQVGDEKQQEFLDTAAGPLLDRLRSAAPSEG; from the coding sequence ATGACGCGATTCGGGTACACCCTCATGACCGAGCAGTCCGGCCCCAAGGAGCTCGTGCGCTACGCCGTCGCGGCGGAGCGGCTCGGTTTCGACTTCGAGGTGTCGAGCGACCACTACTTCCCGTGGCTCGACGAGCAGGGCCACGCGCCGTACGCGTGGACCCTGCTCGGGGCCGTCGCGCAGGCGACCGAGACGGTCGACCTCATGACCTACGTGACGTGCCCGACCGTCCGGTACCACCCCGCGGTCGTCGCGCAGAAGGCCGCGACCCTCGCGGTGCTCTCCGACGAGCGGTTCACGCTCGGGCTCGGCGCCGGCGAGAACCTCAACGAGCACGTCGCAGGGCAGCGCTGGCCCGCCGTCGGTGAGCGCCACGACATGCTCGAGGAGGCCGTCGAGATCATCCGCGAGCTGCTCGCGGGCGAGCGCCTGACGTACGAGGGCGACCACTTCCGCGTCGACTCGGCGAAGATCTGGGACCTGCCCGAGCGGCCCGTCGAGATCGGCATCGCGGTCTCCGGTGCCCAGTCGATCTCGCGGTTCGCGCCGCTCGCGGACCACCTCATCGCGACCGAGCCCGACACCGAGGCGTTCGACGCGTGGGACCAGGCGCACGGCCCGGTCGAGCCCGGTGAGCCGAAGCCGCGCAAGATCGGGCAGATCCCGATCAGCTGGGACACCGACGAGGAGGCCGCCGTCACGCGCGCGCACCAGCAGTTCCGCTGGTTCGCAGGTGGCTGGAAGGTCAACGCGGACCTCCCGACGACCGAGGCGTTCGACGCGGCGAGCCAGTTCGCCCGGCCCGAGGACGTCGCCGAGCAGATCCCCTGCGGCCCGGACCTCGACAAGATCGTCGAGGCCGTCTCCGCGTACTGGGAGGCCGGCTTCACCGACATCGCGCTCGTGCAGGTCGGCGACGAGAAGCAGCAGGAGTTCCTCGACACCGCCGCCGGGCCGCTGCTCGACCGCCTGCGCTCCGCGGCTCCGTCGGAGGGCTGA
- a CDS encoding DUF429 domain-containing protein: MAARAGRRVRRRARCPRAGVTGVGHARGGGPELGLTRYLGVDLAWGPRARTGLAALDERGRLVASGAVRSDDEIAAFVAEHASGEVVAAIDAPLVVPNPTGRRRCEALVTAEFGRFHAGAYPANRSNPLFDPPRAQTLARRFGWTTDPGVVPGAGTSVAIEVYPHPATVLLFGLATVLPYKARRGRDLESRRPAFRALLDHLERVCDDPLRLSASPRWAELRAVVAGAVRASELERVEDEVDAVLCAYLAWLWGVRDPRMRVLGTGDEGYIVVPGTVAGASPRPGDDEATTSR, translated from the coding sequence GTGGCTGCTCGCGCTGGCCGTCGAGTACGGCGTCGCGCGCGGTGCCCTCGCGCTGGGGTCACGGGCGTCGGGCACGCGCGCGGCGGCGGCCCGGAGCTCGGCCTGACCCGGTACCTCGGGGTCGACCTCGCGTGGGGGCCCCGGGCGCGGACCGGGCTGGCCGCGCTCGACGAGCGGGGGCGGCTCGTCGCGTCCGGCGCCGTCCGCTCCGACGACGAGATCGCGGCGTTCGTCGCCGAGCACGCGTCCGGCGAGGTGGTCGCCGCGATCGACGCACCGCTCGTCGTGCCCAACCCGACCGGGCGTCGCCGGTGCGAGGCGCTGGTCACCGCCGAGTTCGGCCGGTTCCACGCGGGGGCCTACCCGGCGAACCGCAGCAACCCGCTGTTCGACCCGCCGCGCGCCCAGACCCTCGCCCGACGGTTCGGGTGGACCACGGACCCCGGCGTCGTCCCGGGTGCCGGCACGTCCGTCGCCATCGAGGTCTATCCGCACCCGGCGACGGTCCTGCTGTTCGGGCTCGCGACCGTGCTGCCGTACAAGGCGCGCCGCGGGCGGGACCTCGAGTCGCGCCGGCCGGCGTTCCGCGCCCTGCTCGACCACCTCGAGCGCGTGTGCGACGACCCCCTGCGGCTCTCGGCGTCGCCGCGCTGGGCCGAGCTGCGGGCGGTCGTCGCGGGAGCGGTCCGGGCGAGCGAGCTCGAACGTGTCGAGGACGAGGTCGACGCGGTGCTGTGCGCGTACCTCGCGTGGCTGTGGGGCGTCCGGGACCCGCGCATGCGGGTGCTCGGCACCGGGGACGAGGGGTACATCGTGGTGCCGGGCACTGTCGCGGGGGCGTCGCCGCGGCCGGGCGACGACGAGGCGACGACCTCCCGCTGA
- a CDS encoding putative immunity protein → MPILPRERDPRLITVRRGGTLTDEDHHLLAEWAARCAEHVLPLFVQESPDDPRPRDAIEVGRGWTRGEVPVRAAHRTSFQANAAGRGLPDPARFAALAAGQAVAVAHVAAHALGAAAYAIRAVTAAAPPDGGEAARLRERDWQRDQVPAGLLALVLDDQRRRSDLCWHVFDD, encoded by the coding sequence GTGCCGATCCTCCCGAGAGAACGAGACCCCCGTCTGATCACCGTCCGCCGGGGCGGGACCCTGACCGACGAGGACCACCACCTGCTGGCCGAGTGGGCGGCACGGTGCGCCGAGCACGTGCTGCCGCTGTTCGTGCAGGAGAGCCCGGACGATCCCCGACCGCGCGACGCGATCGAGGTCGGCCGCGGCTGGACCCGCGGCGAGGTGCCCGTGCGTGCGGCCCACCGGACGTCGTTCCAGGCGAACGCCGCCGGGCGCGGGCTCCCCGACCCGGCGCGGTTCGCGGCGCTCGCGGCGGGGCAGGCGGTGGCGGTCGCGCACGTCGCGGCGCACGCGCTCGGGGCCGCGGCCTACGCGATCCGGGCGGTCACCGCCGCAGCACCGCCGGACGGCGGCGAGGCGGCGCGCCTGCGCGAGCGCGACTGGCAGCGGGACCAGGTCCCCGCCGGGCTGCTCGCGCTCGTCCTCGACGACCAGCGCCGCCGGAGCGACCTCTGCTGGCACGTGTTCGACGACTGA